The following are encoded together in the Babylonia areolata isolate BAREFJ2019XMU chromosome 30, ASM4173473v1, whole genome shotgun sequence genome:
- the LOC143275449 gene encoding uncharacterized protein LOC143275449, translated as MVWGCQPEGKEEGVLATYVDDHFVPMSSFSGRLAHLQDGGIELSCATILESGNYSISVSTEDVHSTLTVYRKTVNVKVVDTPKTQSGEIHVTREKNAVRDVITGAWHVQLSCGNFSDRGHPPVDVTWTTPTGARLDSSSYEDGFFHLLLPNPLVGGNYSCSIPPSLPAARCMAEDSPLLDTVSVLVEETAGRFTLLEARQQEFVEQLAAQREMWMGLFGDVEVMANRTDALEQWRDEAVHNSVPVHFHARLTSDTELSSGSILKLTNVLNNLGGGYDSRTGYFTAPMDGNYFFIATTGPASNGKYAGMDMMKEGTTVGHTYMNQDGYYYNMGSCHAALLLNAGDKVWLQSSRSSFFESVVTSFSGFRF; from the exons atggtgtggggatgtcaacctgaggggaaggaggagggtgtccTGGCCACATACGTGGACGATCACTTTGTGCCCATGTCCTCCTTCTCCGGTCGTCTGGCTCACCTCCAG GATGGAGGCATTGAACTGAGCTGCGCCACCATTCTGGAGTCGGGTAACTACAGCATTTCCGTCAGTACCGAAGACGTGCACAGTACTCTGACTGTGTACCGCAAGACTGTCAATGTGAAGGTCGTGG ACACGCCCAAAACACAGAGCGGGGAAATCCACGTGACAAGAGAGAAAAATGCCGTACGTGACGTCATCACTGGCGCGTGGCACGTGCAGCTGTCGTGTGGCAACTTCTCCGATCGAGGTCATCCCCCTGTTGACGTCACCTGGACC ACCCCCACAGGAGCACGGCTGGACAGCAGCAGTTATGAGGACGGCTTCTTCCATCTGCTGCTGCCCAACCCCCTGGTGGGAGGCAACTACAGCTGCAGCATACCCCCATCCCTGCCAGCAGCCAGGTGTATGGCTGAGGACTCCCCTCTGCTGGACACAGTGTCCGTGCTGGTGGAGGAGACTGCTGGCAGGTTCACTCTCCTGGAGGCCCGTCAGCAGGAGTTTGTGGAGCAGCTGGCTGCACAGAGGGAGATGTGGATGGGTCTTTTCGGTGACGTTGAGGTCATGGCCAACAGGACTGATGCACTGGAACAGTGGCGAG ACGAAGCTGTTCACAACTCTGTCCCTGTCCACTTCCACGCCAGACTGACGTCCGACACCGAGCTGTCCAGTGGCTCCATCCTGAAGCTGACCAATGTGCTGAATAACCTGGGCGGTGGATACGACTCCAGAACTGGTTACTTCACGGCCCCGATGGACGGCAACTACTTTTTTATTGCAACTACGGGGCCCGCCTCTAACGGCAAATATGCCGGTATGGATATGATGAAAGAGGGAACGACGGTTGGTCACACTTACATGAACCAGGACGGCTACTACTACAATATGGGATCCTGTCATGCTGCCTTGCTGTTGAACGCTGGAGACAAGGTGTGGCTTCAGAGTTCGAGATCGAGTTTTTTCGAATCAGTTGTCACCTCTTTCTCTGGGTTTCGCTTTTGa
- the LOC143275405 gene encoding uncharacterized protein LOC143275405 has protein sequence MLGSLVTVLLLIGSATGLQWSQKLRTDAGPVQICSGQDIQLFWNFTLDKGERLKGMVWGCQPEGKEEGVLATYVDDHFVPMSSFSGRLAHLQDGGIELSCATILESGNYSISVSTEDVHNTLTVHRKTADVTVLDAPKTQSGEIHVTREKNAVRDVITGAWHVQLSCGNFSDRGHPPVDLTWTTPTGARLDSSSYEDGFFHLLLPNPLVGGNYSCSIPPSLPAARCMAEDSPLLDTVSVLVEETAGRFTLLEARQQEFVEQLAAQREMWMGDVEVVANRTDALEQWRDEAVHNSVPVHFHARLTSDTELSSGSILKLTNVLNNLGGGYDSRTGYFTAPMDGNYFFIATTGPASSGKYAGMDMMKEGTTVGHTYMNQDGYYYNMGSCHAALLLNAGDKVWLQSSRSSFFESVVTSFSGFRF, from the exons ATGTTGGGAAGTTTGGTCACCGTGCTTCTGCTGATTGGCA GTGCCACTGGTTTACAGTGGTCACAGAAGCTGAGGACAGATGCTGGTCCCGTTCAGATCTGCTCCGGGCAGGACATTCAGCTCTTCTGGAACTTCACGCTGGACAAAGGGGAGCGACTGAAAG gcatggtgtggggatgtcaacctgaggggaaggaggagggtgtccTGGCCACATACGTGGACGATCACTTTGTGCCCATGTCCTCCTTCTCCGGTCGTCTGGCTCACCTCCAG GATGGAGGCATTGAACTGAGCTGCGCCACCATTCTGGAGTCAGGTAACTACAGCATTTCCGTCAGTACCGAAGACGTGCACAATACTCTGACTGTGCACCGCAAGACTGCTGATGTGACGGTCCTGG ACGCGCCCAAAACACAGAGCGGGGAAATCCACGTGACCAGAGAGAAAAATGCCGTACGTGACGTCATCACTGGCGCGTGGCACGTGCAGCTGTCGTGTGGCAACTTCTCCGATCGAGGTCATCCCCCTGTTGACCTTACCTGGACC ACCCCCACAGGAGCACGGCTGGACAGCAGCAGTTATGAGGACGGCTTCTTCCATCTGTTGCTGCCCAACCCCCTGGTGGGAGGCAACTACAGCTgcagcatccccccctccctgccagcAGCTAGGTGTATGGCTGAGGACTCCCCTCTGCTGGACACAGTGTCCGTGCTGGTGGAGGAGACTGCTGGCAGGTTCACTCTCCTGGAGGCCCGTCAGCAGGAGTTTGTGGAGCAGCTGGCTGCACAGAGGGAGATGTGGATGGGGGACGTTGAGGTCGTGGCCAACAGGACTGATGCACTGGAACAGTGGCGAG ACGAAGCTGTTCACAACTCTGTCCCTGTCCACTTCCACGCCAGACTGACGTCCGACACCGAGCTGTCCAGTGGCTCCATCCTGAAGCTGACCAATGTGCTGAATAACCTGGGCGGTGGATACGACTCCAGAACTGGTTACTTCACGGCCCCGATGGACGGCAACTACTTTTTTATAGCAACTACGGGGCCCGCCTCTAGCGGCAAATATGCCGGTATGGATATGATGAAAGAGGGAACGACGGTTGGTCACACTTACATGAACCAGGACGGCTACTACTACAATATGGGATCCTGTCATGCTGCCTTGCTGTTGAACGCTGGAGACAAGGTGTGGCTTCAGAGTTCGAGATCGAGTTTTTTCGAATCAGTTGTCACCTCTTTCTCTGGGTTTCGCTTTTGA